A genomic window from Triticum urartu cultivar G1812 chromosome 7, Tu2.1, whole genome shotgun sequence includes:
- the LOC125520572 gene encoding protein DETOXIFICATION 35-like — translation MGSDAAAVSTAREAARMAWDESKRLWGIGTPIAIATLSMYAVSSVTTIFVGHLGNLPLAAASIGLSVFSTFSLGFLLGMGSALETLCGQAFGAGQVAMLGVYLQRSWIVLIAAALLMVPFYVFAEPLLLAVGQDPVLAREAARFSLYILPGALSFAVNFPTGKFLQAQSKVLVLAWIGVAGLCFHVALTYLLVTVLGWGTPGAAAAYDLSLWAIALGQAAYIIGWCKDGWRGWSMAAFHDMWAFVKLSLESAVMLCLEIWYLGMITVLTGNLQDAQIAVDSLGVCMNINGWECMIFIGLNAAISVRVSNELGSGRPRAAMHAVVVVIAESLLIGLLCMALVLIFRDNFAIIYTTDLELQHAVSKIAGLLGLTMVLNSVQPVVSGVAIGGGWQGLVAYINLVCYYVFGLPLGYLLGYKFNYGVGGIWAGMLSGVALQTLILLFIVWRTDWNAEAALASSRVQKWGGIDGTKPLLEDN, via the exons ATGGGTTCCGACGCGGCGGCGGTGAGCACCGCGCGGGAGGCCGCACGCATGGCGTGGGACGAGTCCAAGCGCCTCTGGGGCATCGGCACGCCCATCGCCATCGCCACGCTCAGCATGTACGCCGTCAGCTCCGTCACCACCATCTTCGTCGGCCACCTCGGCAACCtgcccctcgccgccgcctccatcggCCTCTCCGTCTTCTCCACCTTCTCCCTCGGATTCTTG CTCGGCATGGGGAGCGCTCTGGAGACGCTGTGCGGGCAGGCGTTCGGCGCCGGCCAGGTGGCCATGCTCGGCGTCTACCTGCAGCGCTCCTGGATCGTCCTCATCGCTGCCGCACTCCTAATGGTGCCCTTCTACGTCTTTGCCGAGCCGCTCCTCCTCGCCGTCGGCCAGGACCCCGTCCTCGCGCGCGAGGCCGCCCGCTTCTCGCTCTACATCCTCCCTGGGGCCTTGTCCTTCGCCGTCAACTTCCCCACTGGCAAGTTCCTCCAGGCGCAGAGCAAGGTCCTGGTGCTCGCCTGGATCGGCGTCGCCGGCCTCTGCTTCCACGTCGCGCTCACCTACCTCCTCGTCACCGTCCTCGGATGGGGCACCccgggcgccgccgccgcctacgACCTCTCCCTTTGGGCCATCGCGCTGGGACAGGCCGCCTACATCATCGGCTGGTGCAAGGACGGCTGGAGGGGCTGGTCCATGGCCGCATTCCACGACATGTGGGCGTTCGTCAAGCTCTCACTCGAGTCCGCCGTCATGCTCTGCCTTGAGATTTGgtacctcggcatgatcaccgtCCTCACCGGCAACCTCCAGGATGCGCAGATTGCCGTCGACTCGCTTGGCGTCTG CATGAATATAAACGGTTGGGAATGCATGATCTTCATTGGCCTCAATGCTGCCATCAG TGTTCGGGTCTCCAACGAGCTGGGCTCTGGCCGTCCAAGGGCAGCAATGCacgccgtcgtcgtcgtcatcgccGAGTCGCTGCTCATCGGGCTGCTATGCATGGCCCTCGTCTTGATCTTCAGAGATAACTTCGCCATCATCTACACCACCGATTTGGAGCTCCAGCATGCAGTCTCCAAGATTGCAGGACTGCTTGGCCTGACCATGGTGCTCAACAGCGTGCAGCCCGTGGTTTCAG GGGTTGCTATTGGAGGAGGATGGCAAGGCCTTGTTGCATACATCAACCTAGTCTGCTACTATGTTTTCGGGTTGCCTTTGGGCTATCTTCTCGGCTACAAGTTCAACTATGGAGTTGGG GGGATTTGGGCTGGCATGCTTTCCGGGGTTGCACTTCAAACACTGATTTTACTCTTCATCGTGTGGAGAACAGATTGGAATGCAGAG GCTGCATTAGCATCGAGCCGTGTGCAAAAATGGGGCGGCATCGATGGAACCAAACCTCTGCTGGAAGATAACTAG